The proteins below are encoded in one region of Zea mays cultivar B73 unplaced genomic scaffold, Zm-B73-REFERENCE-NAM-5.0 scaffold_621, whole genome shotgun sequence:
- the LOC118475749 gene encoding photosystem II protein D1 — protein sequence MTAILERRESTSLWGRFCNWITSTENRLYIGWFGVLMIPTLLTATSVFIIAFIAAPPVDIDGIREPVSGSLLYGNNIISGAIIPTSAAIGLHFYPIWEAASVDEWLYNGGPYELIVLHFLLGVACYMGREWELSFRLGMRPWIAVAYSAPVAAATAVFLIYPIGQGSFSDGMPLGISGTFNFMIVFQAEHNILMHPFHMLGVAGVFGGSLFSAMHGSLVTSSLIRETTENESANEGYKFGQEEETYNIVAAHGYFGRLIFQYASFNNSRSLHFFLAAWPVVGIWFTALGISTMAFNLNGFNFNQSVVDSQGRVINTWADIINRANLGMEVMHERNAHNFPLDLAALEVPYLNG from the coding sequence ATGACTGCAATTTTAGAGAGACGCGAAAGTACAAGCCTGTGGGGTCGCTTCTGCAACTGGATAACTAGCACCGAAAACCGTCTTTACATTGGATGGTTCGGTGTTTTGATGATCCCTACCTTATTGACCGCAACTTCCGTATTTATTATCGCCTTCATCGCTGCTCCTCCAGTAGATATTGATGGTATTCGTGAGCCTGTTTCTGGTTCTTTACTTTATGGAAACAATATTATCTCTGGTGCTATTATTCCTACTTCTGCGGCGATCGGATTGCATTTTTACCCAATTTGGGAAGCTGCATCTGTTGATGAATGGTTATACAATGGCGGTCCTTATGAGCTAATTGTTCTACACTTCTTACTTGGTGTAGCTTGTTATATGGGTCGTGAGTGGGAACTTAGTTTCCGTCTGGGTATGCGCCCTTGGATTGCTGTTGCATATTCAGCTCCTGTTGCAGCTGCTACTGCTGTTTTCTTGATTTACCCTATTGGTCAAGGAAGTTTCTCTGATGGTATGCCTTTAGGAATATCTGGTACTTTCAACTTTATGATTGTATTCCAGGCAGAGCACAACATCCTTATGCATCCATTTCACATGTTAGGTGTAGCTGGTGTATTCGGCGGTTCCCTATTCAGTGCTATGCATGGTTCCTTGGTAACCTCTAGTTTGATCAGGGAAACCACTGAAAATGAGTCTGCTAATGAGGGTTACAAATTTGGTCAGGAAGAAGAGACTTATAATATTGTGGCTGCTCACGGTTATTTTGGTCGATTAATCTTCCAATATGCTAGTTTCAACAATTCTCGTTCTTTACACTTCTTCTTGGCTGCTTGGCCTGTAGTAGGGATCTGGTTCACTGCTTTAGGTATTAGTACTATGGCATTCAACCTAAATGGTTTCAATTTCAACCAATCTGTAGTTGATAGCCAAGGTCGCGTTATTAATACTTGGGCTGATATCATCAACCGTGCTAATCTTGGTATGGAGGTAATGCACGAACGTAATGCTCACAACTTCCCTCTAGACCTAGCTGCTCTTGAAGTTCCTTACCTTAATGGATAA